A single genomic interval of Spinacia oleracea cultivar Varoflay chromosome 6, BTI_SOV_V1, whole genome shotgun sequence harbors:
- the LOC110795464 gene encoding nuclear transcription factor Y subunit B-5 — translation MVDNISPYTNKVLLPNYNLTATSSSSQQHHHGNYIYHESNTKNSAENEDQPYNEHEDQASGTIKEQDRLLPIANVGRIMKNILPPNAKISKEAKETMQECVSEFISFVTGEASDKCHKEKRKTVNGDDICWALSSLGFDEYADPLKRYLYRYRQFEGERIANQNKDKEIFHG, via the coding sequence ATGGTTGATAACATAAGTCCTTACACAAATAAAGTACTACTTCCAAACTACAACCTTACAGCAACTTCATCCTCTTCTCAACAACACCACCATGGAAACTACATCTACCATGAGAGTAACACCAAGAACTCGGCCGAGAACGAAGATCAACCGTATAACGAGCACGAAGATCAAGCCTCGGGGACTATCAAGGAGCAAGATCGATTGCTCCCTATAGCTAACGTTGGAAGAATCATGAAGAATATATTACCTCCTAATGCTAAAATCTCAAAAGAAGCTAAGGAAACTATGCAAGAATGTGTTTCCGAGTTTATTAGCTTTGTTACCGGTGAAGCTTCTGATAAATGTCACAAGGAGAAGCGTAAAACTGTGAATGGTGATGATATTTGTTGGGCTTTGTCTTCTCTAGGGTTTGATGAGTATGCTGATCCTTTGAAGAGGTACCTTTATCGCTACCGTCAATTCGAGGGTGAAAGAATTGCTAATCAAAACAAAGACAAGGAAATTTTCCATGGTTGA